A genomic region of Deltaproteobacteria bacterium contains the following coding sequences:
- a CDS encoding polysaccharide deacetylase family protein — MPLRLRILLIIAVSCLLSLLFFSIFWLASQSFILSVQLLTFYVITAGYFLFVYVPRFDPTGLTLWRLKTKHKLIALTFDDGPSLYTKEVLEIMAKYKIKATFFFLGENAQRHPDIVAQTRTMGHAIGSHGFSHHKMHRLNEAEISREFTMSAAILAPIAKVRNHALLRLPHGFKSITLMRCIRKYGYQLIAWTSGVWDSERPIPAVLVRRLQKALKPGAIILLHDGDGINPDLDRSSTVTALSEFIPFAQHSGYKFVTIPELFA; from the coding sequence ATGCCACTGCGTCTTCGTATTTTACTAATAATTGCGGTAAGTTGCCTATTGTCGCTATTATTTTTTAGTATTTTTTGGCTAGCTTCGCAATCTTTTATTTTGTCTGTACAATTGTTAACTTTTTATGTGATTACCGCTGGTTATTTTTTATTTGTATACGTACCCCGTTTTGATCCAACGGGTTTGACTTTGTGGCGTTTAAAAACAAAGCATAAACTAATAGCCCTTACTTTTGATGATGGCCCAAGTTTGTATACCAAAGAAGTACTTGAAATAATGGCAAAATATAAAATCAAAGCCACTTTTTTTTTTCTTGGTGAAAACGCCCAAAGACACCCTGACATTGTCGCCCAAACTCGTACTATGGGCCATGCAATTGGTAGCCATGGTTTTTCTCACCATAAAATGCATCGCTTAAATGAAGCAGAAATAAGTCGAGAATTCACCATGAGTGCTGCTATACTGGCGCCAATAGCTAAAGTAAGAAATCATGCGTTGCTGCGGCTGCCGCATGGATTTAAATCCATAACTTTGATGCGATGCATTCGTAAATATGGTTATCAGTTGATCGCTTGGACTAGTGGCGTGTGGGACTCAGAGCGTCCAATACCTGCGGTACTTGTACGTCGTTTACAAAAAGCATTAAAACCCGGTGCCATCATTTTGCTTCATGATGGTGATGGTATAAACCCTGATCTTGATCGTTCATCAACAGTTACGGCATTATCTGAGTTTATCCCATTTGCTCAGCATTCTGGGTATAAGTTTGTTACAATTCCTGAACTTTTTGCTTAG